The proteins below come from a single uncultured Carboxylicivirga sp. genomic window:
- a CDS encoding GDCCVxC domain-containing (seleno)protein codes for MEIKYKSTITCPDCGYQKEETMPEDSCQFFYECENCKTILKPRQGDCCVFCSYGSIICPVSTKK; via the coding sequence ATGGAAATAAAATATAAATCAACAATCACTTGCCCCGACTGCGGATACCAAAAAGAAGAAACAATGCCCGAGGATTCCTGTCAGTTCTTTTATGAATGTGAAAATTGCAAAACCATACTAAAACCAAGGCAGGGAGATTGTTGCGTGTTTTGTTCGTATGGTTCAATTATATGCCCAGTATCCACAAAAAAATAA
- a CDS encoding J domain-containing protein, with amino-acid sequence MNYFQNITDLEQAKQRYRTLAKELHPDKGGSALRFQQMQEEYKTLLLELQRKQVAPTGQNNPQQSDIMAELGKLAKVLIQKQVPQRYLQEKIKKSQSPIEKGLFSKLVDFLNEIDIK; translated from the coding sequence ATGAACTATTTTCAGAACATCACCGACTTGGAACAGGCCAAGCAAAGATACCGCACCTTGGCCAAAGAACTGCACCCGGATAAAGGTGGTTCTGCCCTTCGGTTTCAGCAAATGCAAGAAGAATACAAAACCCTGCTATTGGAACTGCAACGCAAGCAAGTAGCCCCTACCGGACAAAACAATCCCCAGCAATCCGATATTATGGCCGAGCTGGGCAAACTGGCCAAAGTCCTCATCCAGAAACAAGTCCCCCAGCGATACCTGCAAGAGAAAATCAAAAAGAGCCAATCCCCAATAGAAAAAGGTCTGTTCTCCAAGCTGGTGGATTTTCTCAATGAGATTGACATTAAATAG